A stretch of the Oceanicola sp. D3 genome encodes the following:
- a CDS encoding response regulator transcription factor — MRVLIADDHDLLRDTLVMFLQSQGDIETETAPDLPAAHKLIEGADTPFDLVLLDLNMPGMNGLDGLKATLAVGSGQRVALLSGEATKEIAEKALEAGAAGFVPKTLPAKSMINAVKFMAMGEQYAPIDFMTAADDASTHPMAEKLTPREMQVLKGLTEGKSNKEIARDLDITEPTIKLHMKTLYRKLGASNRTQAALMAREAGLF; from the coding sequence ATGCGCGTTCTGATTGCCGATGACCATGATCTTCTGCGCGATACCCTTGTGATGTTCTTGCAGAGCCAGGGCGACATCGAAACCGAAACCGCGCCGGACCTGCCCGCTGCCCACAAGCTGATCGAGGGGGCCGACACGCCCTTCGACCTGGTGCTGCTCGATCTGAACATGCCGGGGATGAACGGGCTCGACGGGCTGAAGGCGACGCTAGCGGTCGGTTCAGGTCAGCGGGTGGCGCTGCTTTCGGGCGAGGCCACCAAGGAAATCGCCGAAAAGGCGCTTGAGGCGGGGGCGGCGGGCTTTGTGCCCAAGACCCTGCCGGCCAAGTCGATGATCAACGCCGTCAAGTTCATGGCGATGGGAGAACAATACGCCCCCATCGACTTCATGACCGCCGCCGACGACGCCTCTACGCATCCGATGGCCGAAAAGCTCACCCCGCGCGAGATGCAGGTGCTGAAGGGGCTGACCGAGGGCAAATCCAACAAGGAAATCGCCCGCGACCTCGACATCACCGAACCCACGATCAAGCTGCATATGAAAACGCTCTACAGAAAGTTGGGGGCCTCCAACCGCACGCAGGCGGCGCTGATGGCGCGGGAGGCGGGGCTGTTTTGA
- a CDS encoding WecB/TagA/CpsF family glycosyltransferase: MKAATFDTNFTAVTPALPTTRLPALGLDLVDATAAQTIATLLAPGRRRAFFMNAHCCNLHRRDRGYREAVACADVLLPDGIGVELAGRMTGQRLTANLNGTDLVPTLLEKAAAQGKSVYLFGGKPGTAEAAAAALQAKIPALRVAGTRDGYDGAADAEAVIDDVNASGADILLVALGVPMQEIWLHRHAMRLDTALTLGVGALFDFLAGNVSRAPGWVRRAKAEWVWRLAQEPRRLAKRYLAGNVSFLANAALRAWGPESAAAAQRRFLDVTLSLTALVLLAPLLAITAFAIKADSKGPVLFRQTRVGRNGREFTMLKFRSMSVDAEARRDALLATSDREGVCFKSKSDPRITRVGRFIRRFSIDELPQILNVLKGEMAIVGPRPALPTEVAAYPPRALGRLAVKPGLTGVWQVSGRASVGFDKMVEMDLSYAASRTLLLDLSLIARTFGAVLGGRGAY; encoded by the coding sequence ATGAAAGCCGCCACGTTCGATACCAACTTCACCGCCGTCACCCCGGCCCTGCCCACCACCCGCCTGCCCGCCCTCGGCCTCGATCTTGTCGATGCCACCGCCGCGCAGACGATCGCCACTCTGCTCGCCCCGGGCCGCCGCCGCGCCTTCTTCATGAACGCGCATTGCTGCAATCTGCACCGCCGTGACCGTGGCTACCGCGAGGCCGTGGCCTGCGCCGACGTGCTTCTGCCCGACGGCATCGGGGTGGAGCTTGCTGGCCGGATGACCGGTCAGCGCCTGACCGCCAACCTCAACGGCACAGACCTCGTCCCCACGCTGCTCGAAAAGGCCGCCGCGCAGGGCAAGTCGGTTTATCTCTTCGGTGGCAAACCGGGCACCGCCGAGGCCGCCGCCGCCGCGCTGCAGGCCAAGATCCCCGCGCTCCGGGTTGCCGGTACGCGTGATGGCTACGATGGCGCGGCAGATGCCGAAGCCGTTATCGACGATGTCAACGCCTCTGGCGCCGATATTCTGCTTGTGGCGCTCGGCGTGCCGATGCAGGAAATCTGGCTGCACCGTCACGCGATGAGGCTTGATACGGCCCTCACCCTCGGTGTTGGTGCGCTCTTCGACTTTCTTGCTGGCAACGTGAGCCGCGCGCCGGGATGGGTGCGCAGAGCGAAGGCCGAATGGGTCTGGCGTCTGGCGCAGGAGCCGCGTCGCCTGGCCAAGCGCTACCTTGCGGGCAATGTCAGCTTTCTCGCCAATGCTGCCCTGCGGGCCTGGGGACCGGAGAGCGCTGCCGCCGCCCAACGCCGCTTCCTTGACGTGACCCTATCGCTCACCGCGCTGGTTCTGCTCGCCCCCCTGCTGGCAATCACTGCCTTCGCGATCAAAGCCGACAGCAAGGGGCCTGTCCTGTTTCGGCAAACCCGCGTGGGTCGGAACGGGCGCGAGTTTACCATGCTGAAGTTCCGCTCCATGAGCGTGGATGCCGAGGCCCGCCGCGATGCTCTGCTCGCCACCTCCGACCGTGAGGGCGTGTGTTTCAAGTCCAAGTCCGATCCGCGCATCACCCGCGTCGGCCGCTTCATCCGCCGGTTTTCCATCGACGAGCTGCCGCAAATCCTCAACGTGCTGAAGGGCGAGATGGCCATCGTTGGCCCGCGCCCTGCCCTGCCGACCGAAGTGGCCGCCTACCCGCCGCGCGCGCTGGGCCGCCTCGCCGTCAAGCCAGGCCTCACCGGTGTCTGGCAAGTCTCGGGCCGTGCCTCCGTCGGCTTCGACAAGATGGTCGAGATGGATCTCTCCTACGCCGCCTCGCGCACCCTGCTGCTCGACCTCTCCCTCATCGCCCGCACCTTCGGCGCCGTGCTCGGCGGCCGGGGCGCCTACTGA
- a CDS encoding UTP--glucose-1-phosphate uridylyltransferase: protein MTHVRKAVFPVAGMGTRFLPATKSIPKEMLPLIDRPLIQYAVDEAREAGIEEFIFVTAAGKGALEDYFDTAAALEQRLEAAGKADALAALERTRMPEGALSFLRQPNPRGLGHAVRLARKLVGDEPFAVLLPDDVIRARRGALAQMVEAHSRTGGHMVATMDVPRTKVSAYGVLDVAERQGRVAVARGMVEKPRADVAPSTSAVIGRYILEPSIFEKLDTLGPGAGGELQLTDAINADLARAGVYGYAFEGERFDCGSIQGFVQATAAFALDRAELAGELRDFLAERSTPLRQVA, encoded by the coding sequence ATGACCCACGTTCGCAAAGCCGTCTTCCCCGTCGCCGGAATGGGCACCCGCTTCCTGCCCGCCACCAAATCGATTCCCAAGGAGATGCTCCCGCTAATCGACCGCCCGCTAATTCAATACGCGGTGGACGAGGCCCGCGAGGCCGGGATCGAGGAATTCATCTTTGTCACCGCCGCTGGCAAGGGAGCGCTGGAGGATTACTTCGATACCGCCGCCGCCCTGGAGCAGCGTCTCGAGGCCGCCGGCAAGGCCGATGCCCTCGCCGCGCTGGAGCGCACACGGATGCCCGAAGGCGCGCTCAGCTTCCTCCGCCAGCCCAACCCGCGCGGCCTCGGCCACGCCGTCCGGCTGGCCCGCAAGCTGGTGGGCGACGAGCCCTTCGCCGTGTTGCTCCCCGATGACGTGATCCGCGCCCGCCGCGGCGCGCTGGCCCAGATGGTCGAGGCTCATAGCCGCACCGGAGGCCACATGGTCGCCACCATGGATGTCCCGCGCACCAAGGTCTCGGCCTATGGTGTACTCGACGTTGCCGAGCGGCAAGGCCGGGTCGCGGTGGCCCGTGGCATGGTCGAGAAGCCCCGCGCCGACGTGGCCCCCTCCACCAGCGCCGTGATCGGCCGCTACATCCTCGAGCCGTCGATCTTCGAAAAGCTCGACACCCTCGGCCCGGGTGCTGGTGGCGAGTTGCAGCTGACCGATGCGATTAACGCCGATCTGGCTCGCGCTGGCGTCTACGGCTACGCCTTTGAGGGCGAGCGGTTTGACTGCGGCTCGATCCAGGGCTTTGTGCAGGCCACCGCCGCTTTCGCGCTGGACCGCGCCGAACTGGCGGGCGAGCTTCGCGACTTTCTCGCCGAGCGCAGCACCCCCCTGCGCCAAGTCGCCTGA
- a CDS encoding Hpt domain-containing protein yields MPQEGPCARVLVIALTANAVAEERHAFLAGGMDDIVTKPLSRAALERVIADHAGTGAPGRGQAPPAVAGSYIDGLCDTLGVEALSGLLDRFGEEVETLVGFLERSAEEDLAETAARTHKIAGSAATLGAVALRSALVTIEEAAKAGDGTALRDSIAALPRVWSETRPALVAERRKAPRPSAS; encoded by the coding sequence GTGCCACAGGAAGGCCCCTGCGCCCGCGTGCTGGTCATCGCGCTCACCGCAAACGCGGTGGCCGAAGAGCGGCACGCGTTTCTCGCGGGCGGGATGGACGACATCGTAACCAAGCCGCTTTCCCGCGCGGCGCTGGAGCGGGTGATTGCGGATCACGCCGGTACGGGCGCGCCGGGACGTGGGCAGGCCCCCCCCGCAGTGGCGGGCAGCTACATCGACGGGTTGTGCGACACGCTGGGAGTGGAGGCGCTGAGCGGGCTGCTGGACCGCTTCGGTGAGGAAGTCGAGACGCTCGTCGGCTTTCTCGAACGCTCGGCCGAGGAAGATTTGGCAGAGACCGCCGCCCGCACTCACAAGATCGCCGGCAGCGCAGCCACGCTCGGCGCGGTCGCCCTGCGATCGGCGCTCGTGACAATCGAGGAGGCCGCGAAAGCGGGTGATGGCACCGCCCTGCGCGACAGCATCGCCGCCCTGCCCCGGGTCTGGTCCGAGACGCGCCCTGCCCTCGTGGCCGAGCGGCGCAAGGCCCCCCGCCCGTCCGCAAGCTAG
- a CDS encoding polysaccharide biosynthesis/export family protein: MVQVFKSSTALVAALALAGCAALDAPDNLEPVAEGDAYQAQYRQPDVSRDEAQFLRSATINAQKCRAPRGGAGGKGSGVAAASALRGERLTRNDLVNIRVGDDETFNGDYVVSRDGTLKLPFLAPIRAQGRLTSQVEADIARLLLAGDFFADTPRISVRVADFASVTVGVSGAVFEPRAVEIGGVPGDQVDGRRQQALGASTEGRNLSAALRAAGGVRPDADISAVEVRRGGTLYTLDMRGVFEGQNAVDIMLLTGDEVNVPSRGCFQEDLMRPSPISPPGISLFLSNLTQPATGNAPSAIGRETREVPYGTRYLQAVVNTNCVGGARATSANRSSVLFSRNPITKVSVVIERDIENLLRRADRDDYDPFLLPGDSIACYDSTVTNVAEIGRVLGILRP, encoded by the coding sequence ATGGTGCAGGTATTCAAGTCTTCCACGGCGCTCGTTGCCGCGCTGGCCCTTGCGGGCTGCGCCGCGCTCGATGCGCCCGACAACCTCGAACCGGTTGCCGAGGGCGATGCCTATCAGGCGCAGTATCGCCAGCCCGACGTCAGCCGGGATGAGGCGCAGTTTCTCCGTTCGGCCACCATCAACGCCCAAAAGTGCCGCGCCCCGCGCGGCGGTGCAGGCGGCAAGGGCAGCGGCGTGGCGGCGGCTTCGGCGCTGCGAGGCGAGCGGCTCACCCGCAACGACCTCGTAAATATTCGCGTGGGCGATGATGAAACCTTCAATGGCGATTACGTGGTCTCCCGCGACGGCACGCTGAAGCTGCCCTTCCTTGCGCCGATCCGGGCGCAGGGGAGGCTGACCTCGCAGGTCGAGGCCGATATTGCCCGCCTGCTCCTTGCCGGAGATTTCTTTGCCGACACCCCGCGCATCTCGGTGCGCGTGGCCGACTTTGCCTCCGTGACCGTGGGCGTCTCGGGGGCCGTCTTCGAGCCGCGTGCGGTGGAAATCGGCGGCGTGCCCGGCGATCAGGTAGATGGTCGTCGCCAGCAGGCGCTGGGCGCCTCGACCGAGGGGCGCAACCTGTCAGCGGCGCTCCGGGCGGCGGGCGGCGTGCGGCCCGATGCCGACATTTCCGCCGTCGAGGTGCGCCGCGGCGGCACGCTCTACACGCTCGACATGCGCGGCGTTTTCGAGGGGCAGAACGCGGTGGATATCATGCTGCTCACCGGCGACGAGGTGAACGTGCCGAGCCGGGGCTGCTTTCAGGAAGACCTGATGCGCCCCAGCCCGATCAGCCCGCCGGGGATTTCGCTGTTCCTGTCCAACCTCACCCAGCCCGCCACCGGCAACGCGCCCTCGGCCATCGGGCGCGAGACCCGCGAGGTGCCCTATGGCACCCGCTACCTGCAGGCGGTGGTGAACACCAACTGCGTTGGTGGAGCACGGGCGACCAGCGCCAACCGCTCGTCGGTGCTGTTCTCGCGCAACCCGATCACCAAGGTCTCCGTGGTCATCGAGCGAGATATCGAGAACCTGCTGCGCCGCGCCGACCGTGACGACTACGACCCCTTCCTGCTGCCCGGCGATTCCATCGCCTGTTACGACAGCACGGTGACGAACGTGGCCGAGATCGGGCGGGTGCTGGGAATCCTGCGGCCCTGA
- a CDS encoding oligosaccharide flippase family protein — protein MLTTHGTSRIVHNLLAYGASEVAAKVSRLLVVVAVARTLDLEQIGVAAAALAAADILKSLTENGVGQRIIAAPDDELKATCATAHRIFWAWCLGLFVLQSAVGFALYAAGGSLTLLLLILLLAGEYLFMPGGLVQTALAMRAGKLRQTAAISGGQIVAANLMSAALALAWPSALALILPRLLTAPFWLVAMRRLHPWSPDPSGPRAPLAPFARFGAAVLGVELVKALRMQADKLIVGTLMGAEALGLYFMAFNAGLSLATSFSTAFSTVLFPHLCTSTDRAQALRQAMVLALGLITPAVLAQALLAPVYVPLLLGAGWEELPQIVSILCLVAIPTTLWAAAAGWMRAQGRAGAEFRVTALMTAALMLNTAALAPFGLLPVATGYALTATVVMVLASLPALHAAFARPHLAKV, from the coding sequence ATGCTTACCACTCACGGAACATCTCGTATCGTGCACAACCTCCTCGCCTACGGGGCGTCGGAGGTTGCGGCCAAGGTCTCGCGGCTGTTGGTGGTCGTCGCCGTCGCCCGAACGCTCGATCTCGAGCAGATCGGTGTGGCGGCGGCGGCTCTTGCTGCTGCAGACATCCTGAAATCGCTCACCGAGAACGGCGTTGGCCAGCGCATCATCGCCGCGCCCGACGACGAGTTGAAGGCCACCTGCGCCACCGCCCACCGAATTTTCTGGGCGTGGTGCCTCGGCCTCTTCGTGCTGCAATCGGCGGTGGGCTTTGCACTCTATGCCGCTGGCGGCAGCCTCACCCTTCTGCTTCTGATCCTCCTGTTGGCGGGCGAATACCTCTTCATGCCGGGCGGTCTGGTGCAGACGGCGCTGGCCATGCGCGCCGGCAAGCTGCGCCAAACGGCGGCCATCTCCGGGGGCCAGATCGTGGCGGCCAACCTCATGTCGGCGGCGTTGGCGCTGGCCTGGCCCTCGGCGCTGGCGCTGATCTTGCCGCGCCTGCTCACCGCGCCCTTCTGGCTCGTCGCCATGCGCCGCCTGCACCCCTGGTCTCCCGACCCGTCCGGCCCCCGGGCCCCGCTCGCGCCTTTCGCTCGTTTCGGCGCAGCGGTGCTCGGGGTAGAGCTGGTCAAGGCGCTTCGCATGCAGGCCGACAAGCTGATCGTCGGCACGCTCATGGGCGCCGAGGCACTGGGCCTTTACTTCATGGCCTTCAACGCCGGCCTCAGCCTGGCCACCTCCTTTTCCACCGCCTTCTCGACCGTGCTCTTTCCGCACCTCTGCACCAGCACCGACCGGGCGCAGGCACTGCGGCAGGCGATGGTGCTGGCCCTCGGCCTTATCACCCCCGCCGTGCTGGCGCAGGCGCTGCTGGCCCCGGTCTACGTGCCGCTGCTGCTCGGCGCCGGCTGGGAGGAGCTGCCCCAGATCGTCTCGATCCTCTGCCTCGTCGCCATCCCCACCACCCTCTGGGCCGCCGCCGCCGGTTGGATGCGAGCGCAGGGCCGCGCAGGGGCCGAGTTCCGCGTGACCGCGCTGATGACCGCCGCGCTCATGCTCAACACCGCCGCCCTCGCGCCCTTCGGCCTGCTGCCCGTCGCCACCGGCTACGCCCTCACCGCCACGGTGGTGATGGTGCTGGCCTCGCTTCCCGCCCTCCACGCGGCCTTCGCCCGCCCCCACCTCGCAAAGGTCTGA
- a CDS encoding glycosyltransferase produces the protein MPAISIVIPCYNAEATILATLESLLCQSFADWEAICIDDGSTDATMTLVRSAAWQDPRIRQVANLGKGPSVARNAGVLRHATAPLVAFCDADDLWHPEKLAQIVEAFDDEAIDAVYGQIEFFRHAPGDSRVRSTVPAGPLTIPMLLGENPVCTMSNLSVRRATFAATGGFDSAMVHNEDLEWLIRLVGDGARVIGLPALHTFYRTSTGGLSTDLDAMAAGRATALETAARYGFEPDEESHAIHARYLARRALRLGGDPREALRHALAGLRHSPAGFFSPARRGLLTLAGAGLAPVLPRPLRRALFS, from the coding sequence ATGCCTGCCATCTCCATCGTCATCCCCTGCTACAACGCCGAGGCGACCATACTCGCGACGCTCGAAAGCCTGCTGTGCCAGAGCTTTGCCGACTGGGAGGCCATCTGCATCGACGACGGTTCGACCGATGCCACCATGACCCTCGTGCGCTCCGCCGCATGGCAAGATCCGCGCATCCGCCAAGTCGCCAACCTCGGAAAAGGCCCCAGCGTGGCCCGCAACGCCGGTGTTCTCCGCCACGCCACCGCGCCGCTGGTGGCCTTCTGCGATGCCGATGACCTCTGGCACCCGGAGAAACTGGCGCAGATCGTGGAGGCCTTCGACGACGAAGCAATCGACGCGGTCTACGGCCAGATCGAGTTTTTCCGCCACGCCCCCGGCGACAGCCGCGTGCGCTCCACCGTGCCCGCCGGGCCGTTGACCATCCCGATGCTGCTGGGCGAAAACCCGGTTTGCACCATGTCCAACCTCTCGGTCCGGCGCGCGACCTTCGCCGCCACAGGCGGGTTTGACAGCGCGATGGTCCATAACGAAGACCTCGAGTGGCTGATCCGGCTGGTGGGTGACGGCGCCCGAGTCATCGGCCTGCCCGCGCTTCACACCTTCTACCGCACCAGCACCGGCGGGCTCTCCACCGACCTCGACGCCATGGCCGCAGGCCGTGCCACGGCACTGGAGACCGCCGCACGCTACGGCTTTGAACCGGATGAGGAGAGCCACGCCATCCACGCCCGCTATCTCGCCCGCCGCGCCCTGCGGCTTGGGGGTGATCCGCGCGAGGCCCTGCGCCACGCCTTGGCCGGCCTGCGCCACAGCCCCGCAGGCTTCTTCTCGCCCGCCCGCCGCGGCCTGCTCACGCTCGCGGGGGCCGGCCTCGCGCCCGTCCTGCCGCGCCCCCTGCGCCGCGCACTCTTCTCCTGA
- a CDS encoding glycosyltransferase family A protein, whose amino-acid sequence MTLASIIVPAFNVEATLAETLTALLAQTHPDFEIIVVDDGSTDRTPMIARRFARDARVRIVRQANRGLAGARNSGIAAARGEVIGFCDADDLWHPEKLARHAAHLAANPQVGVSYSGSALIDEASRPLRTAQRPRLTGVDASTIFKRNPIGNGSAPVIRRAVFDEIGYAPRQEPGRTWFFDETFRQSEDIECWLRIALSTSWRFEGIEGLLTRYRVNSGGLSANTERQLAAWERMVTKLAPLNPAFFEVNTPAARAYQLRYLARRAISDRDGARAQRLIRDALSKSRLPLLEEPGKTLTTLAAALVLRLIGSGRKPVTLSAEPAR is encoded by the coding sequence ATGACCCTCGCCTCCATCATCGTTCCCGCCTTCAACGTCGAAGCCACCCTGGCCGAGACGCTGACCGCGCTGCTCGCCCAGACCCACCCGGACTTCGAGATCATCGTGGTCGACGACGGCTCGACCGACCGCACCCCGATGATCGCCCGCCGCTTTGCCCGCGATGCCCGTGTGCGCATTGTCCGCCAAGCCAACCGAGGCCTCGCCGGGGCGCGCAATTCGGGCATCGCCGCCGCGCGGGGCGAGGTGATCGGCTTCTGTGACGCCGATGACCTCTGGCACCCCGAAAAACTGGCCCGGCACGCGGCCCACCTGGCCGCCAATCCGCAGGTCGGCGTCAGCTACTCCGGCTCCGCACTGATCGACGAGGCCTCCCGCCCCCTCCGCACCGCCCAGCGTCCGCGCCTCACCGGGGTAGATGCCAGCACCATCTTCAAGCGCAACCCCATCGGCAACGGCTCCGCCCCGGTCATCCGCCGCGCCGTCTTCGACGAGATCGGCTACGCGCCTCGCCAAGAGCCCGGTCGTACATGGTTTTTCGACGAAACCTTCCGCCAGTCGGAAGATATCGAATGCTGGCTCCGCATCGCCCTCTCCACCTCCTGGCGCTTCGAGGGCATCGAGGGGCTGCTCACCCGCTATCGCGTCAATTCCGGCGGCCTCTCCGCCAACACCGAGCGCCAGCTGGCCGCCTGGGAGCGGATGGTCACCAAGCTCGCACCCCTCAACCCGGCCTTCTTCGAGGTCAACACCCCCGCCGCCCGCGCCTACCAGCTGCGCTACCTCGCCCGCCGGGCCATCTCCGACCGGGACGGCGCGCGCGCCCAAAGGCTCATCCGCGACGCCCTCTCCAAATCCCGCCTGCCGCTGCTCGAAGAGCCGGGCAAGACCCTCACCACCCTCGCGGCGGCCCTCGTGCTGCGCCTGATCGGCTCCGGCCGGAAACCCGTCACGCTCAGCGCAGAGCCCGCCCGATGA
- a CDS encoding glycosyltransferase, translating into MTRPRILHLVDDATAGGVMRVLDYLVTSPELAEQADHTLRHVPRGGLRLGRLDADMIVSHLAVSWRSLPMLALLRLRNPHARLVHVEHSYTEGFVNQCVRRKGRFAFLLRTAYRLFDRVVAVSRAQGKWLIRSGAVTPGRLAIIPSCVDLSAFRALPRRSGPIRTFGAIGRLDPQKGFDTLIAAFRTIPEPNLSLHIYGEGPEEARLRSLAAGDGRIVFKGRAVNPCDAFAAVDAVAMPSRWEAYGLVAIEARAAGRALLVQGVDGLTDHLPLGAHVAEERTSSAWANLMQAVAAGTAQPPVSEPTSVFRLEERFLSEWNRLISEFRL; encoded by the coding sequence ATGACCCGCCCCCGCATCCTCCATCTCGTCGACGACGCAACCGCTGGCGGCGTCATGCGCGTGCTCGATTACCTCGTCACCTCGCCCGAGTTGGCTGAACAGGCCGATCACACGCTGCGCCACGTGCCTCGTGGCGGCCTGCGCCTTGGCCGTCTCGATGCGGATATGATCGTCTCTCACCTTGCGGTAAGCTGGCGCTCGCTACCCATGCTGGCCCTGCTCCGACTTCGGAACCCTCACGCCCGGCTGGTCCATGTCGAGCACAGCTACACCGAGGGCTTCGTGAACCAATGCGTCCGCCGCAAGGGCCGTTTCGCCTTCCTCCTCCGCACCGCCTACCGCCTGTTCGACCGGGTGGTCGCGGTGAGCCGGGCACAGGGCAAATGGCTCATCCGGAGCGGTGCCGTCACCCCGGGCCGCCTCGCCATCATCCCCTCCTGCGTCGACCTTTCGGCCTTCCGCGCCCTGCCCCGGCGCTCCGGCCCCATCCGCACTTTCGGCGCCATCGGCCGGCTCGACCCTCAAAAGGGCTTCGACACGCTGATTGCCGCCTTTCGCACGATCCCGGAGCCGAACCTCTCCCTGCACATCTACGGCGAGGGCCCCGAGGAGGCGCGGCTCCGCTCACTCGCTGCTGGTGATGGGCGCATCGTCTTCAAGGGCCGGGCCGTCAACCCTTGCGACGCCTTCGCCGCGGTCGATGCCGTCGCCATGCCCTCCCGCTGGGAAGCCTACGGCCTTGTCGCAATCGAAGCCCGCGCAGCAGGACGCGCCCTGCTGGTGCAAGGCGTAGACGGTCTGACCGACCACCTGCCACTCGGAGCGCACGTGGCCGAGGAGCGCACAAGCTCCGCATGGGCCAATCTGATGCAAGCTGTTGCAGCAGGCACAGCGCAGCCTCCCGTGTCCGAACCCACGTCGGTCTTTCGGCTTGAAGAACGTTTCTTAAGCGAGTGGAACAGGCTCATCTCTGAATTCCGGCTTTAG
- a CDS encoding recombinase family protein produces the protein MRNGCLGFLNAVSTSIRSPFPAGEGGVALRATVTWNADQSAAGLAEVIAQIRAEGRVSLRVIAAELNARGILTRRRGRWQVSNVRGLVLRLAVSGLLQARRSH, from the coding sequence ATGCGGAACGGGTGCTTGGGGTTCTTAAATGCCGTCTCGACATCGATCCGTTCGCCATTCCCGGCAGGGGAGGGCGGTGTGGCTCTCAGGGCGACGGTGACGTGGAACGCAGACCAGTCCGCGGCGGGGCTGGCTGAGGTAATCGCGCAAATCCGGGCGGAGGGACGTGTGTCGCTGCGTGTGATTGCGGCGGAGCTGAATGCCCGTGGGATCCTCACCCGGCGGCGGGGGCGGTGGCAGGTGTCGAATGTGAGGGGGTTGGTTCTGAGGCTCGCTGTTTCAGGTTTGTTGCAAGCACGACGCAGCCATTAG
- a CDS encoding protocatechuate 3,4-dioxygenase (extradiol catechol dioxygenase that catalyzes the oxidative cleavage of substituted catechols; part of the bacterial aromatic compound degradation pathway) encodes MARIVGGFGISHTPSMGLEFDKGMAGAWAPQWQPWFEGTRPVKDWLERVAPDRLMIVYNDHLNHFDFSACPTLAIGVSERYPQADEGWGPRPYPDLLGDTAMSLHMTERLVRGGFDLTVCQDLSVDHGIYSWLPYLFDAPWQVPVCPVAVNMVRHPIPTNQRLWDLGRAIGAAIRAMPGDERVVVVGTGGMSHQISGARFGIANEGLDRWFLRHLGNDPQMLIDTPQEEFMRFGGTEASELAIWFAMRGALSKNVLEAYSYYTFPAVTGCGVVVYEEKT; translated from the coding sequence ATGGCGCGCATCGTCGGTGGCTTCGGCATTTCGCACACGCCTTCGATGGGGCTGGAGTTCGATAAGGGTATGGCGGGCGCATGGGCACCGCAGTGGCAACCGTGGTTCGAAGGCACGCGGCCAGTGAAGGACTGGCTGGAGCGCGTGGCGCCCGACCGGCTGATGATCGTCTACAACGATCATCTCAACCATTTCGATTTTTCCGCCTGTCCGACCTTGGCCATCGGCGTTTCAGAACGCTACCCGCAGGCGGACGAGGGTTGGGGCCCGCGTCCTTACCCCGACCTTCTGGGCGATACGGCCATGTCGCTGCACATGACGGAACGCCTCGTGCGCGGCGGGTTCGACCTGACTGTCTGCCAGGACCTCTCGGTCGATCACGGGATTTACTCGTGGTTGCCCTACCTGTTCGACGCGCCCTGGCAGGTACCGGTTTGCCCCGTGGCTGTGAACATGGTGCGCCACCCGATCCCGACCAACCAACGGCTATGGGACTTGGGCCGGGCGATCGGAGCGGCGATCCGTGCCATGCCCGGCGATGAAAGGGTGGTTGTGGTGGGCACCGGTGGCATGTCACATCAGATCAGCGGAGCACGCTTCGGAATCGCGAACGAGGGGCTCGATAGGTGGTTCCTGCGCCATTTGGGAAATGATCCGCAGATGCTCATCGACACGCCGCAAGAAGAGTTCATGCGGTTTGGAGGCACCGAGGCGTCGGAACTGGCGATCTGGTTCGCGATGCGAGGCGCTCTCTCGAAAAACGTACTGGAAGCCTACTCTTATTACACATTTCCCGCCGTCACGGGGTGTGGTGTCGTCGTATATGAAGAGAAGACTTAA
- a CDS encoding protocatechuate 3,4-dioxygenase translates to MSNSMALTLDPPGTFVYTAEMALKGHRLTAFGLSLRQAQNREAFLADEAGYMRRHGLSDADIAHVLARDWTALIAAGGHLQSMLKVAATVGQNLWHIGAHNAGMTVEELMAICPRRISAVPGEES, encoded by the coding sequence ATGAGCAATTCGATGGCGCTCACACTCGATCCGCCGGGCACCTTTGTCTACACCGCCGAGATGGCGCTGAAGGGGCACCGGCTCACCGCCTTCGGTCTGTCGCTGAGGCAGGCGCAGAACCGCGAGGCCTTCCTCGCCGACGAGGCGGGGTACATGCGCCGCCACGGCCTGAGCGATGCTGATATTGCACATGTTCTGGCCCGCGACTGGACCGCACTGATTGCGGCAGGCGGGCATCTTCAGTCCATGCTCAAGGTGGCTGCGACCGTGGGGCAGAACCTCTGGCATATCGGCGCGCATAACGCCGGGATGACCGTGGAGGAGCTGATGGCGATCTGCCCGCGCCGGATCAGCGCTGTGCCGGGGGAGGAGAGCTGA